The Chrysoperla carnea chromosome X, inChrCarn1.1, whole genome shotgun sequence genome includes a region encoding these proteins:
- the LOC123302772 gene encoding probable elongation factor 1-delta isoform X2, with amino-acid sequence MAVVHPLDNTFWTDAHRYKDAEVNYYTNLSKGGANAPENSLAAQVQKARQQLQNQLQNADKGSNTSLADLVLKLEEDKLKLEKTVSSLIDRISALELTVSKLQGVKSQSAASSVPQKSAAPPPAKKVEEDDDDVDLFGSESEGEDEAAAKIREERLAAYAAKKSKKPVLIAKSNIIFDVKPWDDETDMKQLEGIVRSIEQDGLLWGAAKLVPLAYGIHKLQISCVVEDDKVSVDEIQEKIETLGSEFVQSVDIAAFNKI; translated from the exons atGGCTGTAGTACATCCTTTAGATAATACATTTTGGACCGATGCTCATCGTTATAAGGATGCTGAAgtgaattattatacaaatttatcgaag GGTGGCGCCAATGCACCTGAAAATTCATTAGCTGCACAAGTTCAAAAAGCTCGTCAACAACTccaaaatcaattacaaaat gcaGATAAAGGCAGCAACACATCTTTAGCAGATcttgtattaaaattagaagaagataaattgaaattagaaaaga CTGTGTCATCGCTTATCGATAGAATAAGCGCATTAGAATTAACGGTTAGTAAGTTACAAGGCGTCAAATCACAATCCGCTGCTTCCAGTGTACCCCAAAAGAGTGCGGCACCTCCACCAGCCAAAAAAGTAGAAGAAGATGACGATGATGTTGATTTGTTTGGTTCAGAATCAGAAGGTGAAGATGAAGCAGCTGCCAAAATTCGAGAAGAACGTTTAGCTGCATATGCTGCCAAAAAATCTAAAA aacCAGTGTTAATTGCAAAATCAAACATCATTTTCGACGTGAAACCATGGGACGATGAAACCGACATGAAACAATTAGAAGGAATTGTACGATCAATTGAACAAGATGGTTTATTATGGGGCGCTGCAAAATTAGTACCATTAGCATACGGcatccataaattacaaatcagTTGTGTGGTTGAAGATGATAAAGTATCTGTTGATGAAAtccaagaaaaaattgaaactctGGGCTCTGAATTCGTTCAAAGTGTGGATATCGCTGCTTTTAACAaaatctaa
- the LOC123302772 gene encoding probable elongation factor 1-delta isoform X1, producing the protein MAVVHPLDNTFWTDAHRYKDAEVNYYTNLSKLQNNVNPSSLPNEISSNKSQSKKNKKNNDPNNISVQVTISPITSVQNPPATANIENKDSGNASGGKKKRNKKSKGGANAPENSLAAQVQKARQQLQNQLQNADKGSNTSLADLVLKLEEDKLKLEKTVSSLIDRISALELTVSKLQGVKSQSAASSVPQKSAAPPPAKKVEEDDDDVDLFGSESEGEDEAAAKIREERLAAYAAKKSKKPVLIAKSNIIFDVKPWDDETDMKQLEGIVRSIEQDGLLWGAAKLVPLAYGIHKLQISCVVEDDKVSVDEIQEKIETLGSEFVQSVDIAAFNKI; encoded by the exons atGGCTGTAGTACATCCTTTAGATAATACATTTTGGACCGATGCTCATCGTTATAAGGATGCTGAAgtgaattattatacaaatttatcgaag CTTCAGAATAACGTAAATCCTTCCTCTTTACCAAACGAAATCAGTTCTAACAAATCACaatccaaaaagaataaaaaaaataacgatccAAATAATATATCCGTTCAAGTGACAATATCCCCAATAACAAGTGTCCAAAATCCTCCTGCTACTGCTAACATAGAAAATAAGGATTCGGGGAACGCTTCTGGTGGCAAGaaaaaacgtaataaaaaatCCAAG GGTGGCGCCAATGCACCTGAAAATTCATTAGCTGCACAAGTTCAAAAAGCTCGTCAACAACTccaaaatcaattacaaaat gcaGATAAAGGCAGCAACACATCTTTAGCAGATcttgtattaaaattagaagaagataaattgaaattagaaaaga CTGTGTCATCGCTTATCGATAGAATAAGCGCATTAGAATTAACGGTTAGTAAGTTACAAGGCGTCAAATCACAATCCGCTGCTTCCAGTGTACCCCAAAAGAGTGCGGCACCTCCACCAGCCAAAAAAGTAGAAGAAGATGACGATGATGTTGATTTGTTTGGTTCAGAATCAGAAGGTGAAGATGAAGCAGCTGCCAAAATTCGAGAAGAACGTTTAGCTGCATATGCTGCCAAAAAATCTAAAA aacCAGTGTTAATTGCAAAATCAAACATCATTTTCGACGTGAAACCATGGGACGATGAAACCGACATGAAACAATTAGAAGGAATTGTACGATCAATTGAACAAGATGGTTTATTATGGGGCGCTGCAAAATTAGTACCATTAGCATACGGcatccataaattacaaatcagTTGTGTGGTTGAAGATGATAAAGTATCTGTTGATGAAAtccaagaaaaaattgaaactctGGGCTCTGAATTCGTTCAAAGTGTGGATATCGCTGCTTTTAACAaaatctaa
- the LOC123302740 gene encoding heat shock factor protein, translated as MRPVFENGAPVPAFLNKLWKMVDDEKTDNLISWSPGGQSFIIKHQGDFCTKLLPQFYKHSNMASFVRQLNMYGFHKVSNIENGIHKGEREEIEFIHLYFKKGEPTLVEKIKRKMSSRIPNNNGDSKNMEMMTKVLKDVAQMRGRQLSLDAQLATMKQHNVALWRELSLLRRKHHKQQQIVNKLIQFLVSLVQPSRNNINGLGVKRRYPLMINDIAQINGTKAKKISRTSESPGPTIHELDTTDNTLLEEAGMLEDYIEPVIEVHSPESQRTRSSTNSSNSKNTSPILLDFDETNDDGSNDEDCPLSPDLLFATNPHLVTPPPQTMQQTQQQKKQTKSKSKAKNPKSQSEQPEPNELLNELTEDSTIIDAIIQPENTTDNNGIQTIMVSSGDANILKAAAHEFGFIISNDENSQNGEMITLENGSQMDLNELLQSSEVVAPIKCEPIETVGDGSSNTVCAIEPSTSTSPISNEDVQTSTENLVNTDELLNNRAIATVQLPEISQLNTANGYGCSSDLDNHLDSMQTELDSLKDLLVGEGYSIDANALLGLFGSDDPMSYTLPLSTNDYENQELSHNDVKNGQNNSSRQNNSDPILSGSELMCAPTFDFDMFSTPDNTIMATPENSMDPTDIKNFRYNNDNLTNNCDSPLTPNFSIDYEK; from the exons ATGCGTCCGGTATTTGAAAATGGTGCACCTGTGCCTGCATTTCTGAATAAATTATGGAAAATGGTTGATGATGAAAAAACAGATAATCTTATATCGTGGAGTCCC ggaggacaatcatttataataaaacatcagggcgatttttgtacaaaattattgccacaattttataaacatagcAATATGGCCAGCTTTGTGCGACAGTTAAACAtgt aTGGATTTCATAAAgtatcaaatattgaaaatggaaTTCACAAAGGAGAACGCgaagaaattgaatttatacatttatattttaagaaaggCGAACCTACCCTAGTTGAGAAAATTAAGCGTAAG atGTCATCACGAATACCAAATAATAATGGCGATAGTAAGAATATGGAAATGATGACAAAAGTATTAAAAGATGTTGCACAAATGCGTGGCCGTCAATTATCGTTGGATGCTCAATTGGCCACAATGAAACAGCATAATGTTGCGCTATGGCGTGAATTATCTTTGTTAAGGCGTAAACATCACAAACAGCAACAAATTGTAAACAAG CTAATACAGTTCCTAGTGTCATTGGTGCAACCAtctagaaataatattaacggTTTGGGTGTTAAACGGCGATATCCGTTAATGATCAATGATATCGCACAAATTAATGGTACAAAAGCGAAAAAAATCTCTAGGACATCCGAATCACCAGGACCAACCATACATGAACTAGACACAACCGATAATACACTATTAGAGGAAGCAGGTATGTTAGAGGATTATATTGAACCGGTTATCGAGGTACATAGTCCAGAATCACAACGAACCCGAAGCAGTACAAATTCATCTAACTCCAAAAATACTTCACCTATTTTgctcgattttgatgaaacaaatGATGATGGAAGTAACGATGAAGACTGTCCGTTAAGTCCAGATTTATTATTTGCAACAAATCCACATTTAGTTACACCACCACCCCAAACAATGCAACAAACTCAACAACagaagaaacaaacaaaatcgaAATCAAAAGCGAAAAATCCTAAATCACAATCAGAACAACCTGAACCAAACGAATTACTGAATGAGTTAACCGAAGATTCAACAATTATTGATGCGATTATCCAACCAGAAAATACCACTGATAATAATGGTATCCAAACAATAATGGTCTCATCAGGGGATGCAAATATCTTAAAAGCAGCCGCGCATGAGTTTggttttattatatcaaatgaTGAGAATTCACAAAATGGTGAAATGATTACATTAGAAAATGGTTCTCAAATGGATTTAAACGAACTTTTACAGAGTAGTGAAGTAGTAGCCCCAATTAAATGTGAGCCTATTGAAACAGTTGGAGATGGTTCCTCAAACACAGTGTGTGCTATTGAACCAAGTACGAGCACATCACCGATTAGCAACGAAGACGTGCAAACATCTACGGAGAATTTAGTGAATACAGATGAGTTATTAAATAATCGTGCGATTGCAACAGTTCAATTACCAGAAATTTCTCAACTAAACACAgc TAATGGGTATGGTTGCAGCTCCGATCTAGATAATCATTTGGACTCCATGCAAACAGAATTGGATTCGTTAAAGGATTTACTTGTTGGTGAGGGATATAGTATCGATGCGAACGCGTTGCTAGGG TTATTTGGGAGTGATGATCCAATGTCGTATACTCTACCGCTATCAACCAATGATTATGAAAATCAAGAATTATCCCATAATGATGTCAAAAATGGTCAAAATAATTCGAGTCGTCAAAATAATTCAG atCCAATTTTATCCGGTTCTGAATTAATGTGCGCTCCAACATTTGACTTCGATATGTTCTCAACTCCAGACAACACGATAATGGCAACACCAGAAAATTCAATGGATCCAACAGACATCAAGAATTTCCGATACAATAATGATAATTTGACGAACAATTGCGACAGTCCATTGACGCccaatttttcaattgattatgaaaaataa